Within Salvia splendens isolate huo1 chromosome 21, SspV2, whole genome shotgun sequence, the genomic segment CAGGTTAGTGTGAGAGAAACTTGTGTTCCATAAATCAACCAGTTCTAACAGACTGTTGGCCTTTTGATAGGGGAAAATGGAACAATCGATGGCCAAGGCGGCGTCTGGTGGGACATGTGGCGGCAAAGAACTCTCGGGTTTACTCGACCAAACCTTATCGAGTTCATGAACTCAAGAGGCATTATCATTTCCAATGTTATTTTCAAGAACTCTCCCTTTTGGAACATACACCCAGTTTACTGCAGGTAATAGTTGGTGGTTGCTCACATTATGTTAAAACCTATACATTTTGAATGAAACTCCCTTTTAATTTGAACTCCCTCTTTCCCCTTTACAGTCATGTTGTGATTCGATATGTAACGATTCTCGCACCTGCTGACTCTCCCAACACCGATGGAATCGATCCAGACTCGAGCTCGAACATATGCATCGAGGACTCCTTCATCTCAACCGGGGACGACCTAGTGGCCGTGAAGAGCGGGTGGGACGAATACGGGATAGCATTTGGTCGACCCAGCCACAGCATCACCATCAGAAGAGTAACTGGCTCCTCCCCGTTCGCTGGAATCGCAGTTGGGAGCGAAACCTCAGGTGGTGTGCTGGGCGTCCTAGCCGAGCACATAACTCTCTACAACATGGGAATCGGCATACACCTCAAGACCAACATCGGCAGGGGAGGGGTCGTGAGGAACATAACTGTGTTGAACGTCTACATGGAGAACGCCCGGACGGGGATCAAGATATCGGGCGACGTGGGGGACCACCCGGACGAGAACTACAACCGGAACGCCCTCCCAGTTCTCAAGGATGTGGTGATCAAGAACGTTTGGGGTGAAAGAGTGCAGCAACCCGGTCTCATCCGCGGCCTTTGGAATGCACCATTCACTGCTATTTGCCTCTCCAACATCCATCTTGGTGGCGCGCGGCCATGGCAGTGCTCTCATGTAGTCGGAGCCGCCGTTCAAGTTAGCCCCTCGCCGTGCGTTCAGCTCACCTCCCGCCAGCAGATAGGTGCGTGCTCTGCTTCCTTCTAAAATCTCTCTGATTTGATGTCATTTTGTATGTATTATGTAAGAATACTTTAAATTTTATTGTGTCAtagcaatttttatttttcatgagTCACACAGTcaacaaacataaaaataacGACAAATTGACCAAAATTCAAGAATTTTGATATATCCGACAATTTATTGCTAATGTGATGTACATGTGTTTCAAATTGACGTCGACTAAGTTATGCaccaaaaaaattgataaaattcaTTGAAGGTTTCATCCATATGGAAATTTTCTGCTGGACAAAACGAAATCTGTCttgaaaaaattgagaaaaaaatatcaaaattcatGTTATAAGCATAATAAACCATAAATTgactaaaattaataatttctcTAACAATTTACTCTACAAATAAACATAAAGATATTGCCCGAAATCATCAGCAGGAAAGCCAAGTATTCTGTCGTGAACCTGACTAAGGGACACCTCTTAGAGATGGCGCACACATTCGAGGCCgccctatatgaagaagaggagATTCCGTGTACTGTGGAAGAAGCATGGAGATTGGTCCGGAAGGTTTGTGATTGGTCCGAGACAGTAATGTATTCGATAATTTGAGATTGGTCCGAGACAGCATGGAGATTGGTCCGGAAGGTTTGAATGGGATATTAGGCATAATTGAAGAATAGAGAAGTAATGTATTCgataatttgatgatttttattacTTCATAGATGCCCTATTATATAGGGTTTGATACATGTGTAATTATGGTATAGTATCAATCAAATATCAAATTTCCTATTATATTATTGGAGTATAATTGAGGAGTATAATTGTGATTATCTTCTGGCATCTTTTCCTTtcttaacactccccctcaagttgagtggtgggatctccaaaGCTCAACTTGCCAAGTATATTTATGAGGCTTCTGGAATTGACGGCTCTGGTGAGAATATCAGCTAACTGTTCTTCGGACCGGACGAATGGCAGCTTCACTACTCCACTTTCCAATTTCTCTTTGATGTAGTGTCTGTCGACTTCAACATGCTTTGTTCTATCATGCTGTACTGGATTCTCGGATATGCAGATTGCCGCCTTGTTGTCACAGTATAGTTTACTCTTGCTTTGTGTGAGCCCAATTTCATCCATCAGCCTTCTAAGTCATAAGATCTCAATTAATCCACTTCTTATCCCTCGGAATTCAGCTTCCGCGCTTGATAATGCTACCACTTTTTGTTTCTTACTCCTCCATGTTACTAGGTTACCTTCTACAAACGTGAAGTACCCAGCAGTCGACTTCCGATCAATTGGATTACTCGCCCAATTAGCATCGGTGAATCCATAAACTCCTCGGTGTTTATTCTTTCTGAACATTATACCATGTTCGACCGTTCCTTTGAGATACCGCACGATCCTCAAAGCAGCTTCAAAGTGATCTTTTTGTGGTCGATGCATGAATTGGCTCACTACTCCTACTGCATACGCAATGTCTGGTCTAGTATGAGAGAGGTAGATGAGTTTCTCCACCAGACGCTGGTACTTGCCTTGATCTGCTAATTTAGCTTCCTCAGAGATCTGCAGCCCATGGTTCACTAGGATTGGTGTATCGGCGGGTTTGCAATCAATTAAGCCTGTCTCCACTAGAATATCCAGGATGTACTTCTTCTGTCTCAAGAAGATTCCTCCTTCGGACCGTAGTACTTCTATCCCCAAGAAGTATTTGAGGTTCCCCAAATTTTTCATTTCGAACTCTTTGAATAAGCTTCCCTTTAGTCTCTCTATTTCTTCTGTATCATCTCAcgtgataatcatatcatctacatagatgatcaaGCACATGATTTTGTCTTCTCGCTTCTTCAAGAACAGAGTGTGATCTGAGTGACTTTGCCGAAACCCATATTTGGTCATGGCTTCTTTGAATCTCCCAAACGAAACCCTTGGAGACTGTTTAAGTCTATAGAAGGCCTTCTTTAGACGACATCCTTCCGCTTTTTCAAATCTCTCCGAGAATCCTGGGGGTGCTTCCATGTATACTTCTCTTTTTAGTTCCCTATGTAGAAATGCGTTTGTTACATCAAATTGGTGAAGTGGCCAGTCCCTATTTGCAGCATCTGAGAGTAGTACCCGAATAGTATTCATTTTTGCTACTGGTGAGAAAGTCTCATCGTAGTCAACTCCGTAAGTCTGTGTGTAGCCCTTGGCGACTAGTCGTGCTTTGTATCTCTCTATAGATCCATCTGACCTTCGTTTGATAGTGAACACCCACTTACATCCAACTGCTTTCTTTCCGTCGGGGATTTTGCATTTATCCCATGTGTCGTTTCTTCCTAAGGCTCCCATTTCTTTCAGCATTGCCTCTCGCCAGTGTTTGTGTCTCCATGCTTCTTCCACAGTACACGGAATctcctcttcttcatatagggcGGCCTCGAATGCGTGCGCTATCTCTGAGAGGTGTCCCTTAGTCAGGTTCATGACAGAATACTTGGCTTTCCTGCTGATGATGTCGGGACTATATCGTTTCGATGGGACTCCTCTATTGGCCCTTGGTGGAAGTTTGTATCCTCCAAGTTCTTCACTGATCTGTTCTTCCAATAGATCATAAATGTCTGACTCACTTTGTAAGACTGCTTCAGCCTCATTATCTGTCTCAGGGT encodes:
- the LOC121784953 gene encoding probable polygalacturonase isoform X1 produces the protein MYRCDCSIWFCIVTLLLLSIIFGEFANADWATCSGIVPMSYRNDKISITDFGGVGDGVTLNTKAFREAIYRIEHLRRRGGSLLYIPPGEFLTGPFNLTSRMTLYLARGAVIKATTDVGQWPLVAPLPSYGRGRERPGGRYMSFIHGNGLHDVIITGENGTIDGQGGVWWDMWRQRTLGFTRPNLIEFMNSRGIIISNVIFKNSPFWNIHPVYCSHVVIRYVTILAPADSPNTDGIDPDSSSNICIEDSFISTGDDLVAVKSGWDEYGIAFGRPSHSITIRRVTGSSPFAGIAVGSETSGGVLGVLAEHITLYNMGIGIHLKTNIGRGGVVRNITVLNVYMENARTGIKISGDVGDHPDENYNRNALPVLKDVVIKNVWGERVQQPGLIRGLWNAPFTAICLSNIHLGGARPWQCSHVVGAAVQVSPSPCVQLTSRQQIAGKPSILS
- the LOC121784953 gene encoding probable polygalacturonase isoform X2; translation: MYRCDCSIWFCIVTLLLLSIIFGEFANADWATCSGIVPMSYRNDKISITDFGGVGDGVTLNTKAFREAIYRIEHLRRRGGSLLYIPPGEFLTGPFNLTSRMTLYLARGAVIKATTDVGQWPLVAPLPSYGRGRERPGGRYMSFIHGNGLHDVIITGENGTIDGQGGVWWDMWRQRTLGFTRPNLIEFMNSRGIIISNVIFKNSPFWNIHPVYCSHVVIRYVTILAPADSPNTDGIDPDSSSNICIEDSFISTGDDLVAVKSGWDEYGIAFGRPSHSITIRRVTGSSPFAGIAVGSETSGGVLGVLAEHITLYNMGIGIHLKTNIGRGGVVRNITVLNVYMENARTGIKISGDVGDHPDENYNRNALPVLKDVVIKNVWGERVQQPGLIRGLWNAPFTAICLSNIHLGGARPWQCSHVVGAAVQVSPSPCVQLTSRQQIGKPSILS
- the LOC121784457 gene encoding uncharacterized mitochondrial protein AtMg00810-like gives rise to the protein MKNLGNLKYFLGIEVLRSEGGIFLRQKKYILDILVETGLIDCKPADTPILVNHGLQISEEAKLADQGKYQRLVEKLIYLSHTRPDIAYAVGVVSQFMHRPQKDHFEAALRIVRYLKGTVEHGIMFRKNKHRGVYGFTDANWASNPIDRKSTAGYFTFVEGNLVTWRSKKQKVVALSSAEAEFRGIRSGLIEIL